A single genomic interval of Pan paniscus chromosome 18, NHGRI_mPanPan1-v2.0_pri, whole genome shotgun sequence harbors:
- the LOC100979041 gene encoding tropomyosin alpha-3 chain-like isoform X2 encodes MMQRSELSASSKKLREKGGPGNRGMKVIENRALKDEEKKELQELQLKEAKHIAEEADRKYEEVARKLVTIEGDLERTEERAELTESRCREMDEQIRLMDQNLKCLSAAEEKYSQKEDKYEEEIKIFTDKPKEAETCAEFAERSVAKLEKTIDDLEDKLKCTKEEHLCTQRMLDQTLLDLNEM; translated from the exons ATGATGCAGAGGAGCGAGCTGAGCGCCTCCAGCAAGAAGTTGAGGGAGAAAGGCGGACCCGGAaacag AGGTATGAAGGTTATTGAAAACCGGGctttaaaagatgaagaaaagaaggaactcCAAGAACTCCAACTCAAAGAAGCTAAGCACATTGCAGAAGAGGCAGATAGGAAGTATGAAGAGGTGGCTCGTAAGTTGGTGACCATTGAAGGAGACTTGGAACGCACAGAGGAACGAGCTGAGCTGACAGAGTCCCGTTGCCGAGAGATGGATGAGCAGATTAGACTGATGGACCAGAACCTGAAGTGTCTGAGTGCTGCTGAAGAAAAGTACTctcaaaaagaagacaaatatgAGGAAGAAATCAAGATTTTTACTGATAAACCCAAGGAGGCAGAGACCTGTGCTGAGTTTGCTGAGCGATCGGTAGCCAAGCTGGAAAAGACAATTGATGACTTGGAAGATAAACTGAAATGCACCAAAGAGGAGCACCTCTGTACACAAAGGATGCTGGACCAGACTCTGCTTGACCTGAATGAGATGTAG
- the LOC100979041 gene encoding tropomyosin alpha-3 chain-like isoform X1, translating to MKVIENRALKDEEKKELQELQLKEAKHIAEEADRKYEEVARKLVTIEGDLERTEERAELTESRCREMDEQIRLMDQNLKCLSAAEEKYSQKEDKYEEEIKIFTDKPKEAETCAEFAERSVAKLEKTIDDLEDKLKCTKEEHLCTQRMLDQTLLDLNEM from the coding sequence ATGAAGGTTATTGAAAACCGGGctttaaaagatgaagaaaagaaggaactcCAAGAACTCCAACTCAAAGAAGCTAAGCACATTGCAGAAGAGGCAGATAGGAAGTATGAAGAGGTGGCTCGTAAGTTGGTGACCATTGAAGGAGACTTGGAACGCACAGAGGAACGAGCTGAGCTGACAGAGTCCCGTTGCCGAGAGATGGATGAGCAGATTAGACTGATGGACCAGAACCTGAAGTGTCTGAGTGCTGCTGAAGAAAAGTACTctcaaaaagaagacaaatatgAGGAAGAAATCAAGATTTTTACTGATAAACCCAAGGAGGCAGAGACCTGTGCTGAGTTTGCTGAGCGATCGGTAGCCAAGCTGGAAAAGACAATTGATGACTTGGAAGATAAACTGAAATGCACCAAAGAGGAGCACCTCTGTACACAAAGGATGCTGGACCAGACTCTGCTTGACCTGAATGAGATGTAG